A section of the Methanomassiliicoccales archaeon genome encodes:
- a CDS encoding DUF2148 domain-containing protein, whose product MAIKDTVRMVADLMEVAARTAPKGVGKDFIEIKVLSDAERIDVGNEMMSMAREPSRPNFDRDGQNVLDSDGLVLIGLLPHKGAGLNCGACGFTTCAEMEGHPCNADFIGGNCAIRLLDLGIAMGSAVKIASELNVDNRIMYRVGVAARRLGLTKAQIVHGIPLSATGKNIFFDRQPRK is encoded by the coding sequence ATGGCGATCAAGGACACGGTAAGGATGGTCGCGGACCTGATGGAGGTGGCCGCCCGGACCGCACCTAAGGGCGTAGGTAAGGATTTCATCGAGATCAAGGTGCTGAGCGATGCCGAAAGGATCGATGTGGGGAACGAGATGATGAGCATGGCAAGGGAACCGAGCCGTCCAAATTTCGACAGGGACGGGCAGAACGTCCTGGATTCCGATGGCTTGGTGCTAATCGGCCTCCTTCCGCACAAAGGTGCGGGTCTGAACTGCGGCGCATGTGGATTCACCACCTGTGCAGAAATGGAAGGACACCCGTGCAATGCTGATTTCATAGGAGGGAATTGCGCGATAAGACTGTTGGACCTGGGAATAGCCATGGGATCGGCGGTCAAGATCGCCTCCGAGCTCAATGTGGACAATCGCATCATGTACCGGGTCGGAGTGGCGGCGAGGCGGCTTGGTCTGACCAAAGCCCAGATCGTCCACGGGATACCATTATCCGCGACCGGAAAGAACATTTTCTTTGACCGCCAGCCAAGGAAATGA
- a CDS encoding flavodoxin family protein, whose protein sequence is MKVAIFNGSPRKEGNTAAILRDVEKRCSESGAEVDYFDLYYLDFKDCSACMGCKKGERCVQKDGLSPALDKIREADAIVIGSPIYMSAETATTKALVDRFYSFLAMGSGQGQYSNRLPKGKKGAVLFTCGNPQGVEMFSPVTARYQNLLQRYEIDGTVVVVPSVTPNMKVLETLRGQKAVADIIERISG, encoded by the coding sequence ATGAAAGTAGCGATCTTCAATGGAAGCCCAAGGAAAGAGGGCAATACGGCCGCGATCCTCAGGGATGTTGAGAAGAGGTGTTCTGAAAGTGGGGCCGAGGTCGACTATTTCGACCTTTACTATCTGGATTTCAAAGACTGCTCCGCCTGCATGGGCTGCAAGAAAGGGGAGAGGTGTGTCCAAAAGGATGGGCTATCTCCCGCTCTGGACAAGATCAGAGAGGCAGACGCGATCGTGATCGGATCTCCGATTTACATGTCGGCCGAAACGGCGACCACGAAGGCTCTCGTCGATCGTTTCTATTCCTTCCTGGCGATGGGTTCGGGACAGGGCCAATACTCGAACCGCTTGCCCAAGGGCAAGAAGGGTGCGGTCCTCTTCACCTGCGGCAACCCTCAAGGGGTAGAGATGTTCTCTCCGGTGACCGCTCGTTACCAGAACCTGCTCCAGAGGTATGAGATCGACGGAACGGTCGTGGTGGTGCCCTCGGTCACTCCGAACATGAAGGTGCTTGAGACTCTGAGAGGCCAGAAGGCGGTCGCGGACATCATCGAGAGGATATCTGGATGA
- a CDS encoding ABC transporter ATP-binding protein — protein MNDPVVSAKGVSKWYGQVIGLNNFSVEIGHGITGIVGPNGSGKSTFFKIVTGTIRSEVGEIAVLGQEPWRNPVLLQDIGFCPDYDFLPFDLTGREYLRFAGGMHGMEGAALGTRTDEVLGIFGMKAAADRKMGGYSKGMVQRIKMAGSMLHDPKLLLLDEPLTGTDPIARRDLMDLIADLNEVHGHDIIVSSHVLHEIERLTSNVALIYKGRAVASGGIHEIRSLMSDHPHNIVLEGRGMVELAKVLIGRPYTVSVEMRPERKGLIVRVSDPEAFFDSVADLIRESGCDLDTMQSLDDDLEAVFKYLVG, from the coding sequence GTGAACGACCCGGTGGTCAGCGCAAAGGGCGTATCCAAGTGGTATGGCCAGGTGATCGGGCTGAACAATTTCAGCGTGGAGATCGGCCACGGGATCACCGGCATCGTGGGTCCGAACGGATCGGGCAAGAGCACGTTCTTCAAGATCGTGACTGGCACCATCCGTTCCGAGGTCGGGGAGATCGCCGTCCTGGGACAAGAACCCTGGAGGAATCCCGTCCTGTTGCAGGACATCGGTTTCTGTCCAGACTATGATTTCCTGCCCTTCGACCTGACCGGGAGAGAGTACCTGCGCTTCGCCGGAGGGATGCACGGAATGGAAGGTGCGGCGCTTGGCACCCGCACCGATGAAGTGCTCGGCATTTTCGGTATGAAGGCAGCGGCGGACCGCAAGATGGGCGGTTACAGCAAGGGCATGGTGCAGCGTATCAAGATGGCCGGGTCGATGCTGCATGACCCGAAACTACTGTTGCTGGACGAGCCGCTGACCGGCACCGACCCGATCGCACGACGCGACCTGATGGACCTCATAGCCGATCTGAACGAGGTGCATGGGCATGACATCATCGTTTCCTCCCATGTCCTCCACGAGATAGAGCGTCTGACCTCCAACGTGGCGCTCATCTACAAAGGACGGGCAGTGGCGTCAGGTGGCATCCATGAGATCCGCTCATTGATGAGCGATCATCCACACAACATCGTCCTCGAAGGCCGGGGAATGGTGGAACTGGCAAAGGTGTTGATTGGTAGACCGTACACAGTATCGGTGGAAATGAGGCCGGAACGGAAGGGTCTGATCGTCAGGGTGTCGGACCCAGAAGCGTTCTTCGATTCCGTCGCCGACCTGATCCGTGAGTCCGGCTGCGATCTGGACACAATGCAAAGCCTGGATGACGACCTGGAAGCGGTGTTCAAGTACCTGGTGGGGTGA
- a CDS encoding radical SAM protein, with product MSLRGRWQELEGKGLKPGVYKYDGRGDLKQHRFHLRVDSESKGALLVDAASIIFLNGTAVDYVRCILEGRSDKAVVRYMRRRYRGLGKPQALEHYKGIKAQLSTYLEGDGEILSMIGPDKPSIGKDDFPAPYRMDLALTYRCQNKCDHCYNEPRQMKELTVEQWKQVIDKTWRLGIPHIVFTGGEPTMFEGLAELVVLSEKYGQVTGMVSNGRNLAKPGYLHDLVVKGLDHVQITVLSSREELHDRLVGEAGAWKETVEGLRTALLEQMYVSTNTTIMRSNLDDLEDTMRSLISLGVRNIAFNGIIRSGKGVGTEGITYAELASALVKLKEIAAAAQVKLIWYTPTPYHEFNPVNYGLGIKQCTACSLNMAIEPDGTVLPCQSYYEPLGNILTDPWDKIWGHDLCKRIRERKYLDGECLECGMKDVCGGGCPLSRKAGDYICLDRHSSM from the coding sequence ATGAGCCTAAGGGGGAGATGGCAGGAACTGGAAGGCAAAGGTCTCAAGCCAGGCGTGTACAAGTACGACGGCAGGGGGGACCTCAAGCAGCATCGGTTCCATCTGCGGGTGGACTCGGAGAGCAAGGGGGCCTTGCTGGTGGACGCGGCCAGCATAATCTTCCTGAATGGGACGGCCGTCGACTACGTGCGATGCATCCTGGAAGGCCGGTCCGATAAGGCGGTCGTCAGGTACATGCGCCGCCGGTATCGCGGTCTGGGAAAGCCGCAGGCTTTGGAGCATTATAAGGGCATCAAGGCCCAGCTATCTACCTACCTGGAAGGGGATGGCGAGATCCTGAGCATGATCGGACCGGACAAGCCATCCATCGGCAAGGACGACTTCCCGGCCCCGTACCGGATGGACCTGGCCTTGACCTATAGGTGCCAGAACAAGTGCGACCATTGCTACAACGAACCCCGACAGATGAAAGAGCTGACCGTGGAACAATGGAAGCAGGTCATCGACAAGACCTGGAGGCTGGGGATCCCCCACATCGTCTTCACCGGGGGAGAGCCGACGATGTTCGAGGGGTTGGCCGAACTGGTCGTCCTTTCGGAGAAGTACGGGCAGGTCACCGGCATGGTCTCGAACGGCAGGAACCTGGCCAAGCCTGGCTATCTTCATGACCTGGTGGTGAAAGGGCTGGACCATGTCCAGATAACCGTGCTATCGTCACGCGAGGAGCTTCATGACCGTTTGGTGGGAGAGGCCGGAGCGTGGAAGGAGACCGTGGAGGGGTTAAGGACAGCTCTCCTGGAGCAGATGTACGTGAGCACGAACACCACCATCATGCGCTCCAATCTGGACGATCTGGAGGATACCATGCGTTCCCTCATCTCCCTGGGCGTCAGGAACATCGCCTTCAACGGCATCATCCGTTCTGGCAAAGGGGTAGGCACCGAAGGCATAACCTATGCGGAACTGGCATCGGCCCTGGTCAAGCTCAAGGAGATCGCCGCCGCGGCCCAGGTGAAGCTGATCTGGTACACTCCCACGCCATATCACGAGTTCAACCCGGTGAACTACGGGCTGGGGATCAAGCAATGCACCGCCTGCTCCCTCAACATGGCGATCGAACCGGACGGGACGGTCCTGCCTTGCCAGAGCTACTATGAGCCGCTGGGTAACATCCTGACCGACCCGTGGGACAAGATATGGGGCCACGACCTCTGCAAGAGGATCAGGGAAAGGAAGTATCTAGACGGGGAATGCCTGGAATGCGGAATGAAAGACGTCTGCGGGGGCGGTTGCCCCCTCTCCCGGAAGGCTGGGGATTACATCTGCCTGGACCGGCATTCGAGCATGTGA
- a CDS encoding alpha/beta hydrolase, which yields MDGSSNYVEVEPGVKLYVQDWGEGKPILFIHGWPLNHRMFEYQTMALPKQGFRVIALDLRGFGMSDKPWNGYDYDTWVQDIRKVIDALKLRDVTLVGFSIGGAIAMHYAATQNDDRVSKLVLIAAAGPSFVNRPKFPHGVPTSAVEGLIQGEKADRAKLKQDFGNIFFHKAPSEPMARFYESLGMQASAHASLRGLEELRDEDLTGEIGSIRIPTRIFHGVNDKVVPFELGEVQRESIPGSQLIRFESSGHAICYEESDKVIEELARFVSEEIETKSTLMSYA from the coding sequence ATGGATGGATCAAGCAATTATGTTGAAGTGGAACCGGGGGTCAAGCTGTATGTCCAAGATTGGGGAGAAGGCAAACCGATATTGTTCATCCACGGATGGCCTCTGAACCACCGCATGTTCGAGTACCAGACGATGGCCTTGCCTAAACAGGGCTTCCGGGTCATCGCGCTGGACCTTCGGGGTTTCGGCATGTCGGACAAGCCCTGGAACGGATATGACTATGACACCTGGGTCCAAGACATAAGGAAGGTCATTGATGCTCTGAAACTTAGGGATGTCACCCTGGTCGGGTTCTCGATCGGAGGGGCGATCGCAATGCATTATGCGGCCACCCAAAATGATGACAGAGTTTCCAAATTGGTGCTGATCGCCGCCGCAGGACCGAGCTTCGTCAACCGTCCAAAGTTCCCACATGGAGTGCCGACGAGCGCGGTCGAGGGGCTGATCCAGGGAGAGAAGGCCGACCGAGCCAAGCTGAAGCAGGATTTCGGGAACATATTCTTCCACAAGGCCCCAAGCGAGCCGATGGCGCGTTTCTATGAATCATTGGGCATGCAGGCCTCCGCCCATGCCAGTCTGAGAGGGCTTGAGGAACTTCGGGACGAAGACCTGACCGGGGAGATCGGGTCGATAAGGATACCGACCAGGATATTCCATGGGGTAAACGACAAAGTGGTGCCGTTCGAGCTAGGCGAGGTGCAGAGGGAGAGCATACCCGGATCCCAGCTGATCCGGTTCGAATCCAGCGGGCACGCCATCTGTTACGAGGAGAGCGACAAGGTCATCGAGGAACTGGCCCGGTTCGTTTCCGAGGAGATAGAGACCAAGAGCACGCTGATGAGCTACGCCTAG
- a CDS encoding class I SAM-dependent methyltransferase, whose protein sequence is MSGRGVTSEEQLRRQLGWLSDSWLWLIRSKVLPESDPAGIRPTALDVGCGPGLVMELFSPLFDVKGLDQDSQMVRTARENGFEALQASAMSLPFDDGSFDVVYCSFTLLWVDDPQRAVQEMARVARRHVVCLAEPDYGGRIVVPKEVADLDQYLVRSMMDEGADPYIGRRLGALMENAGLRADVGVHSGTWTVGRLRNEAASEWDSIEDAARPMIGRKALDRARKAWNDATSDGSLLFYNPVFYAIGNK, encoded by the coding sequence GTGAGCGGGAGAGGCGTCACCTCGGAAGAACAGCTGCGCAGGCAGCTGGGATGGCTAAGCGATTCTTGGCTGTGGCTGATTCGTAGCAAGGTCCTACCGGAATCGGACCCGGCCGGCATAAGGCCTACTGCCTTGGATGTTGGGTGCGGCCCCGGATTGGTCATGGAGCTGTTCTCCCCCCTGTTCGACGTGAAGGGATTGGATCAGGACTCGCAGATGGTGCGAACGGCCAGAGAAAATGGATTCGAGGCCCTCCAGGCCAGCGCCATGAGCTTGCCTTTCGATGATGGCAGCTTCGATGTGGTGTATTGTTCATTCACACTGCTTTGGGTGGATGACCCTCAGAGGGCCGTTCAGGAAATGGCACGTGTGGCAAGGAGGCACGTGGTATGCCTGGCCGAACCTGACTATGGGGGAAGGATCGTAGTTCCAAAGGAGGTTGCCGACCTCGACCAGTACCTGGTCAGGTCGATGATGGACGAAGGGGCAGACCCTTACATAGGAAGGAGGCTGGGAGCGCTTATGGAGAATGCCGGCCTTCGCGCGGATGTTGGGGTCCATTCCGGAACATGGACCGTCGGTCGCCTGAGGAACGAGGCCGCCTCGGAATGGGATTCCATCGAGGATGCGGCACGGCCGATGATCGGCCGAAAGGCCTTGGACAGGGCGAGGAAGGCCTGGAATGATGCGACGTCGGACGGTTCACTGCTCTTCTACAATCCGGTCTTCTATGCCATAGGTAACAAATGA
- a CDS encoding ABC transporter permease subunit, with protein MDVALNMVGLRAMILYSTRKLLTNRRWVIILFVAALVGVVMGYSASLATDALSQGSDLLNLLVLSFILPIMAMIFGASMIRNEIDDRSVTQVITSPVDRRTSYMGYYLALIAVLSLALILVTTIGWAGYYLISGMMDDAVGLYLSYLLVILLGAIVYASLFLVVGVILRQPIYFGLIYAFVWEGFIGSLPGAVGELTIMHQLRVIAASQIHHGSISGFTGDATVSFISLMAVAVLLLFLGAYSFREKQVP; from the coding sequence ATGGATGTTGCTTTGAACATGGTCGGGCTTAGGGCGATGATCCTCTATTCGACAAGGAAGCTGTTGACCAACAGACGCTGGGTCATCATACTGTTCGTGGCTGCTCTGGTGGGGGTGGTCATGGGCTATTCCGCATCGCTCGCCACAGACGCACTGAGCCAAGGCAGCGACCTGCTCAACCTCCTGGTCCTTTCGTTCATATTGCCCATCATGGCGATGATCTTCGGCGCTTCCATGATAAGGAACGAGATAGACGACCGGAGCGTCACCCAGGTGATCACATCGCCGGTCGACCGCAGAACATCCTATATGGGGTACTATCTGGCGCTGATAGCGGTCCTGTCGCTCGCGCTGATCCTGGTCACCACGATCGGCTGGGCTGGTTACTATCTCATATCGGGAATGATGGACGACGCTGTCGGTCTGTACCTTTCATACCTGTTGGTCATCCTCCTCGGAGCTATCGTATACGCTTCCCTCTTCCTGGTCGTTGGCGTGATATTGAGACAGCCGATATACTTCGGGCTGATCTACGCATTCGTCTGGGAGGGGTTCATCGGCTCCCTCCCTGGCGCGGTGGGTGAGCTGACCATCATGCATCAGCTACGAGTGATAGCGGCCAGTCAGATCCATCATGGCAGCATATCAGGATTTACCGGTGACGCCACCGTCTCGTTCATATCATTGATGGCGGTCGCCGTCCTGCTCCTGTTCCTGGGGGCCTATTCGTTCAGGGAGAAGCAGGTACCCTGA